A stretch of Ascochyta rabiei chromosome 6, complete sequence DNA encodes these proteins:
- a CDS encoding low-affinity Zn(2+) transporter zrt2 has protein sequence MDAAALEVARLVLRQDPGSGADTTPTCEGSNDYDGRMGVRISAVFVILMGSTWGAIFPTFAKRARTKLVPAWTFFVAKYFGSGVIIATAFIHLLAPANEALGNPCLVGRTISSDTYPWPEAIALMTAFVMFFLELMTMRYAKFGGDHGHDHGDSHSHSHSHSHSHDDEHSLEDKRIPREETEPRPSHVRGEDHLGHQRDHVDNSTLDPNWESRGIIPETYAAQLTAVFILEFGVIFHSIFVGLTLAVAGEEFITLYIVIVFHQTFEGLGLGARLAEVPWPNSKRWTPYLLGLGYGISTPIAIAIGLGVRTTFSPESATTLIVNGIFDSISAGILIYTGLVELMAHEFMFSPYMQKGPVSRTLYAFGMMLLGAGLMALLGYWA, from the exons ATGGACGCTGCAGCTCTGGAAGTTGCACGACTCGTGCTACGACAGGACCCAGGGTCCGGGGCGGACACAACGCCTACCTGTGAAGGGTCCAACGACTACGACGGACGCATGGGTGTTCGTATATCAGCGGTTTTTGTGATCCTCATGGGTTCAACATGGG GTGCCATATTTCCAACGTTCGCCAAACGTGCAAGGACCAAGCTTGTGCCTGCCTGGACCTTCTTCGTCGCCAAATACTTCGGTTCCGGAGTCATTATTGCTACAGCATTTATTCACCTACTCGCTCCTGCAAACGAAGCCCTTGGGAATCCATGTCTTGTGGGCCGAACCATCTCTTCTGACACGTACCCATGGCCTGAGGCAATCGCCCTAATGACGGCCTTTGTCATGTTTTTCCTCGAACTGATGACCATGCGCTACGCCAAGTTCGGAGGCGATCATGGCCACGACCATGGCGACAGCCACTCTCACAGTCACTCCCACTCCCACAGCCACGATGACGAGCACAGTCTGGAAGACAAGCGCATCCCCCGAGAAGAAACAGAACCCAGACCCTCGCACGTCCGCGGTGAAGACCACCTTGGCCATCAGCGCGACCACGTGGACAACTCGACACTCGACCCCAACTGGGAATCCAGAGGCATCATCCCCGAGACCTACGCTGCTCAGCTTACCGCCGTCTTCATCCTTGAATTTGGTGTCATCTTCCACTCTATCTTCGTCGGCCTAACCCTTGCCGTTGCCGGCGAAGAATTCATTACTCTCTACATTGTCATCGTCTTCCACCAGACATTCGAGGGTCTCGGTCTGGGCGCCCGTCTCGCCGAGGTTCCATGGCCGAACAGCAAGCGCTGGACACCGTACCTGCTAGGTCTGGGCTACGGAATCTCGACACCGATTGCCATTGCCATTGGCCTTGGTGTGCGAACCACCTTCTCTCCCGAGTCGGCGACCACACTCATTGTCAACGGTATCTTTGACTCCATCAGTGCTGGTATCCTCATCTACACCGGCCTGGTAGAGCTGATGGCGCACGAGTTCATGTTCAGCCCGTACATGCAGAAGGGTCCTGTGAGCAGGACGCTGTACGCTTTCGGGATGATGCTTCTCGGCGCTGGTCTCATGGCTCTGCTCGGCTACTGGGCGTAA
- a CDS encoding DNA-directed DNA polymerase — protein sequence MTSNATGSALSPPHSPPQPISTSTSRPLQHVSTKTADASGAPATSASTGNPAPPPDLRQSTRAMRAAAQGSEPLHPPVVASNPNEHDSLKYHLLGPSLTKAGQDTVDQQKVSEIIYNASKGSKFFNNEEVKDKNLTEKISKILAKKSQLEKLDLSSDLRRADDYIAELELSRDLSQTVVHLDCDAFYAAVEELDSPELKEVPMAVGKGVLTTCNYHARKFGCRSGMAGFVAMKLCPQLICVPLNFSKYMAKAQEVREVLALYDPNFESASCDEAYLNITQYCEDHHMGPEEVVSQLRADVFEKAKITVSAGIAANAKLAKIGSNKNKPNGQFFLPSDRQTIMEFMKSMPTRKVNGIGRVFERELDAIGVKTCGDIYAQRGYLAQLFGQKGFQFLMHCYLGLGRTKIQQAEESHRKSVGTETTFRELGSPDALREKLRWVADELEGDLKRTEYKGRTLCIKVKLHTYEVHTRQTTPPFAVYRADDLYKYSLPMLEKLMKEIPNMKLRLMGLRVTHIISTKKPGIDFFGRNRLNGNTPTKKRINRTGGEWEVWPEQDFEEAAAQERNDEMNELEQLSQEYERIQIREDAGIGTTPKSEPVLDEQWTCPICTLPQPPDDSTFNAHIDFCLSRDTIKEAVKATAPTPSTAFDRQPGISKPLQKKVKRGRPKNEPQPSEEQAREKRRAFFSPGAS from the coding sequence ATGACCAGCAATGCGACAGGGTCTGCCCTTTCACCGCCACACTCGCCCCCACAGCCAATCTCGACCTCTACCTCACGTCCGCTACAACATGTCTCCACCAAGACAGCGGACGCGTCCGGGGCTCCCGCCACAAGTGCGTCAACCGGCAACCCTGCACCGCCGCCAGACTTGCGCCAGAGCACTAGGGCCATGCGAGCAGCTGCCCAGGGATCAGAGCCCCTACACCCGCCAGTGGTTGCGTCCAACCCCAACGAACACGACTCACTCAAGTACCATCTACTAGGGCCCTCGCTCACGAAAGCTGGCCAGGACACAGTCGACCAGCAAAAGGTCTCAGAGATCATATACAACGCGTCGAAAGGGTCCAAGTTCTTCAACAACGAGGAAGTCAAGGACAAGAACCTCACAGAGAAGATCTCAAAGATCTTGGCGAAGAAAAGCCAGCTAGAGAAGCTCGATCTCTCGTCAGATCTGCGCCGTGCGGACGACTACATTGCAGAGCTAGAGCTCAGTCGAGACCTGAGCCAGACTGTGGTACACCTAGATTGCGATGCTTTCTACGCAGCAGTGGAGGAGCTGGACAGTCCTGAGCTCAAAGAAGTTCCCATGGCTGTGGGCAAGGGAGTGCTGACCACCTGCAACTACCACGCGAGGAAGTTTGGGTGTCGGTCGGGCATGGCAGGCTTTGTTGCCATGAAGCTCTGTCCTCAGCTCATTTGCGTGCCACTAAACTTCTCAAAGTACATGGCGAAAGCACAGGAGGTTCGCGAAGTGTTGGCTTTATATGATCCAAATTTCGAGAGCGCCAGCTGCGACGAAGCTTATCTCAACATCACACAGTACTGCGAGGACCATCATATGGGTCCAGAGGAAGTCGTCAGTCAGCTGCGGGCCGATGTCTTCGAGAAGGCGAAGATCACCGTATCTGCAGGAATCGCGGCCAACGCTAAGCTGGCCAAAATTGGATCGAACAAGAACAAGCCCAACGGGCAATTTTTCTTACCGAGTGACAGACAGACCATCATGGAATTCATGAAGTCTATGCCGACTCGAAAGGTGAACGGCATCGGCCGTGTTTTCGAGCGAGAGCTAGACGCGATTGGTGTCAAAACCTGCGGAGATATTTACGCGCAACGAGGCTACCTAGCTCAGCTTTTCGGTCAGAAAGGATTCCAATTCTTGATGCATTGCTACCTAGGTTTGGGACGCACCAAGATCCAACAAGCAGAAGAGTCTCATCGCAAAAGTGTTGGCACCGAGACTACTTTCAGAGAACTAGGGTCGCCGGATGCTTTGCGTGAGAAATTGCGGTGGGTAGCCGACGAGCTCGAAGGGGATTTAAAGCGTACCGAGTACAAGGGCAGAACGCTTTGCATCAAGGTCAAGCTACACACATACGAAGTCCATACACGCCAGACCACGCCACCTTTTGCAGTCTATCGTGCAGATGATCTGTACAAGTACAGTCTGCCAATGCTGGAAAAGTTGATGAAAGAGATCCCTAATATGAAGCTACGACTAATGGGTTTGAGGGTCACGCACATTATCAGTACCAAGAAGCCTGGAATCGACTTTTTCGGGCGTAACCGTTTGAATGGAAACACTCCAACAAAAAAGCGAATCAACCGGACTGGTGGGGAGTGGGAGGTCTGGCCAGAACAGGACTTTGAGGAAGCGGCAGCGCAAGAACGTAACGACGAGATGAACGAGCTAGAGCAGCTGTCCCAGGAATACGAAAGAATCCAAATACGGGAGGATGCTGGAATAGGCACCACTCCCAAATCGGAGCCTGTTCTAGACGAGCAATGGACGTGTCCAATTTGCACTCTCCCACAGCCGCCAGACGATAGCACGTTCAATGCGCACATTGACTTTTGCCTTTCACGCGATACTATCAAGGAAGCTGTCAAGGCTACAGCACCAACGCCATCAACAGCTTTTGACAGACAGCCCGGCATCTCGAAGCCGCTGCAGAAGAAGGTGAAGAGAGGTCGTCCAAAAAACGAGCCACAGCCGTCAGAAGAGCAAGCGCGCGAGAAGCGACGAGCGTTCTTCTCGCCGGGAGCATCTTGA
- a CDS encoding Delta(3)-Delta(2)-enoyl-CoA isomerase → MADQYTDIKLEIKGQIGIIKFNRPKALNSFGGNLMQNTISALRTLNEHPDTIFTVLTGEGRFFSAGADVTSITHDDSNPTDLAEKKMKFLGRFSLAQELLRSMIDHKKVLILALNGPAVGGGAAWFPGIADIVLASSTAWLQCPFSALGLVPENGSALSFAQSIGIHRANDFLMFGRKLTAQELLDAGLYNYVWEETGEQFQQKMVKFLEDQLAVNDGKSMCEMKRLQNEPIRDQRLLAVVRAVDALSERFVEDAPKQRFEAKRKELDEKRAARSKI, encoded by the exons ATGGCCGACCAATACACAGATATCAAGTTGGAGATCAAGGGCCAGATTGGAATCATCAAA TTCAACCGGCCCAAAGCCCTGAACTCGTTCGGCGGCAACCTGATGCAGAACACCATCTCCGCGCTGCGCACCCTGAACGAGCACCCAGACACAATCTTCACCGTGCTCACAGGCGAGGGCCGTTTCTTCTCCGCAGGCGCTGATGTCACGAGCATCACCCACGACGAT TCCAACCCGACGGATCTGGCGGAGAAGAAGATGAAGTTCTTGGGGAGATTTTCACTCG CACAAGAGCTCCTCCGATCCATGATCGACCATAAGAAAGTTTTGATCCTAGCGCTCAACGGCCCGgccgtcggcggcggcgcagCCTGGTTCCCGGGAATCGCCGACATCGTCCTCGCGTCGTCGACCGCGTGGTTGCAATGTCCCTTCTCAGCGCTCGGTCTGGTGCCCGAGAACGGGTCTGCGCTCTCGTTTGCGCAGTCCATTGGCATCCATCGCGCCAACGACTTCCTTATGTTCGGGCGCAAACTCACGGCCCAAGAGCTGCTCGATGCGGGTTTGTATAACTATGTCTGGGAGGAGACAGGAGAGCAGTTTCAGCAGAAGATGGTCAAGTTTCTGGAGGACCAGTTGGCTGTCAATGATGGGAAGAGTATGTGCGAGATGAAAAGGTTGCAGAATGAGCCGATTCGAGACCAGAGGTTGCTTGCCGTTGTGAGGGCTGTGGATGCGTTGAGCGAGAGGTTCGTAGAGGATGCGCCGAAGCAGAGGTTTGAAGCGAAGAGGAAGGAGCTGGATGAGAAGAGGGCCGCAAGGTCAAAAATATAG
- a CDS encoding Phosphatidylserine decarboxylase, with product MTSKTNQDSAKDVPQEHHVHRTGSWLPADHRHVRDWISDIIEHIDKNPKDLHPVVKEFKDLIENNTRIYLLVNAMFEEVPQKKPYIEDPVGHRQVRDYQHMLELFNYLLTTAPSWNDREYSVGMVGTPFNAIIDWPMGTPSGFAFFLDPEVNKMLKKTLNAWGEFLSSPDSAYVLGDDSSGWFSKHGTEDLAITANVGQTNYSFDEIFKCEPSKKYKGYTSWDSFFTRAVQEDKRPVASPDDDNVIANCCESKPYKVARDIKARDTFWAKGQPYSLNDMLSQDPLHEKFIGGTIYQAFLSALSYHRWHSPVSGKIIKSYKVDGTYFSEPLFTGIGDPQAKGNMDSAGEKTGQGYLTATATRAIIFIEADNKDLGLVCFLGIGMTEVSTCDTTVNEGDHVKKGDQLGMFHYGGSSHCVIFQKSVELEGFPSTEDPEHNVPVRSKLAVVKKK from the exons ATGACTTCAAAGACGAACCAAGACAGCGCAAAGGATGTCCCACAGGAGCACCATGTGCACAGGACAGGCTCATGGCTTCCAGCGG ATCACCGCCATGTCAGAGACTGGATATCAGACATCATAGAACACATCGATAAAAACCCCAAGGACCTTCATCCAGTCGTCAAGGAATTCAAAGACCTCATTGAGAACAACACCAGGATTTACCTTCTCGTGAACGCAATGTTTGAGGAAGTGCCACAGAAGAAGCCCTACATAGAGGACCCTGTAGGCCACAGGCAGGTGCGAGACTATCAGCATATGTTGGAGTTGTTCAACTACCTTCTCACAACCGCGCCTTCCTGGAACGATAGGGAGTACTCTGTCGGCATGGTTGGCACACCGTTTAATGCCATCATTGACTGGCCCATGGGAACTCCCAGTGgttttgccttcttcctcgaCCCTGAAGTCAACAAGATGTTAAAGAAGACGCTGAACGCGTGGGGGGAATTTCTGAGCTCCCCCGATTCTGCCTACGTTCTTGGAGACGACTCAAGCGGATGGTTCAGCAAGCACGGCACAGAAGATCTTGCCATAACAGCAAATGTTGGTCAGACCAACTACAGCTTCGATGAAATCTTCAAGTGTGAGCCTTCTAAGAAGTACAAGGGCTACACGTCTTGGGATAGTTTCTTCACCCGCGCTGTTCAGGAAGACAAGAGACCTGTCGCCTCGCCAGACGACGACAACGTCATTGCTAACTGTTGCGAGTCGAAGCCATACAAGGTCGCAAGGGACATCAAGGCACGCGACACGTTCTGGGCGAAGGGGCAGCCATATTCTCTGAACGACATGCTGTCGCAAGACCCACTCCACGAGAAGTTCATCGGCGGCACGATCTATCAGGCCTTCCTCTCCGCTCTGAGTTATCACCGCTGGCACTCGCCCGTTAGTGGTAAGATCATCAAGTCATACAAGGTTGACGGAACATACTTCTCCGAGCCACTCTTTACAGGCATCGGTGACCCGCAGGCAAAGGGCAATATGGATTCCGCAGGCGAGAAGACAGGCCAGGGTTACCTCACTGCCACAGCAACCCGAGCCATCATATTCATCGAGGCCGACAACAAGGATCTTGGGCTCGTATGCTTCCTAGGTATCGGTATGACCGAAGTCAGCACGTGCGATACTACAGTAAACGAAGGTGACCATGTCAAGAAAGGAGACCAGCTTGGTATGTTCCATTACGGCGGAAGCTCACACTGCGTCATTTTCCAAAAGAGCGTTGAGTTGGAAGGCTTCCCTAGTACTGAGGATCCTGAGCACAACGTACCCGTGCGATCGAAGCTGGCCGTggttaagaagaagtag
- a CDS encoding N-terminal methionine N(alpha)-acetyltransferase NatB, which produces MATIRPMRPDDLLKFSSTNLDHLTETYNIGFYLEYLTKWPELCQVIEGIDGAIEGYILGKLESSPYRTPIEPYTPLAAAQLQPNYLPWHGHITALTVAPSARRLGHATALSTALERSSDAATAWFVDLFVRASNEIAKDLYRKMGYSVYRRVVDYYNDGEDAFDMRKPLSRDRGRETVRDGGEEVRVSAEDVW; this is translated from the exons ATGGCAACCATTCGCCCCATGCGGCCAGACGACCTCCTGAAATTCTCCTCGACCAACCTCGACCACCTGACCGAAACGTACAACATCGGCTTCTACCTCGAGTACCTGACCAAATGGCCCGAGCTATGCCAGGTCATCGAGGGCATCGACGGCGCGATAGAAGGCTACA TCCTCGGCAAACTAGAATCCTCACCCTACCGCACACCCATCGAGCCGTACACGCCACTAGCCGCAGCGCAGCTCCAGCCCAACTACCTACCCTGGCACGGGCACATCACCGCGCTGACGGTCGCCCCGTCTGCGCGCCGCCTGGGCCACGCGACCGCGCTGTCTACCGCGCTCGAGCGCTCCTCTGACGCTGCCACCGCTTGGTTCGTCGATCTGTTTGTTCGCGCTAGTAATGAGATTGCTAAGGATCTTTATCGCAAAATGGGTTACAGCGTTTATAGGCGCGTGGTGGACTACTATAATGACGGCGAAGATGCGTTTGATATGCGGAAACCGCTCAGTAGGGATCGGGGGAGGGAGACGGTGAGGGACGGGGGCGAGGAGGTCAGGGTTAGTGCTGAAGATGTTTGGTGA